AGTTCTTCTTTAAGGAGTTTATAGAGGTTGTAAATCTTCATTATTTGCATTTTCTAAAGGCCCTTTATCTCATCCATCAGGGCATATCTCCTTTTGTATTTCGTCCTGATGTGGTTTATATATCTGCTGAATCTATCCACACTATCCGGAATCTCCTTCATGAGTTTCAAAGAGTATGCCACCTGCCGGTATGCATTCCGGCCCTTTGTTGTCTCAAGAAAGGCGTTTATCTTCTTTTTATAAAGGTCAAAACACTTCCCGGGAAATATCTTCCGAAGCTCTTTTACTACAAGGTGAAAAATGTCATATCTCGTATTTTCTTTTGCCAACTTCAGTAACCTTTCATGTTCATCCTCTATCCTGTAAATATCAAACAGTAATTTCGAGTTATACTTTAAGACCCCGTCTATCCGGTCCAGTATTGCGGTCTTTCCCCTATCTGTCTTAAGGTATTTTCTTAATTTTTTGTAATAGCAGATACCAGAATCATATCCGTATTTTCTTACCCATTGTTGTTCTTATGTATCGTATTTGAGAGGAATTTCCCCAGGGCTGAAAATATATTATTCATAACCTCTGTTTCAGGAAGCGGTATTTTCAGATATGCCTTTCCTGTTTGTGTATCCCTGTCAATCCTGATATCCAAATATTTCTCAGCCTGGTGTTCAGGCTTCGAGAGGGTTTTGCTGAGATTTGTCAGGAACTGGGCGCCGCTGATGAGCAGGTTATTCAGGGTGTCCAGTCCATTTCCGTTACACTCAGTTGTCGATTCAGCACATTTCACCGTGGTGATTTCCTCCATGTCGACTGCTTTGGCAGCTTGCTCTGATTCTCTTTGCTGCTGCCTCTCAAGCTCGGGGTCCGGTTTTTCCAGATTTTCCGTCATTGTTTCTACTGATTGCATAAATTTCTTGAGTTGTGACTCTCCGACCATGACGATATCTTTACCGTCCTTGTCAAGCGCGCCTGCAAACAATGATTTCTTGAATTTCAAAAGCTCTAAAATCCTCTCCTCAATTGACGATTTGGTAATAAAATTTATGGCACGGACATTTTTATGTTGGCCGAGCCTGTGTACGCGGCCGATGCGTTGTTCAAGAACTGCGGGGTTCCAGGGGATATCCATATTGATTACAACTGATCCGCTTTGCAGATTCAGTCCGACCCCACCTGCATCTGTGGACAGGAACACCTTGCACTCCGGGTCTTCCCTGAAGCGCGACATCAGCCCCTTTCTCTGTTTTGAAGGCACACTGCCGTTTAAATGGACATATCCGATGCTATTCCTCTTGAGGACTTGCTCCACTAATTCCGCCATTCTGAGCCACTGGCTGAAGATGACTACCTTTTCTCCTCCCTCGATGACTATCTCCTTCAGGATTACTTCCAGCTCATCGATCTTGGGCCCGTGAACCGTTTTCTTATCAACGAGGTAAGTGTTATCTGCAGCCATCCTCATATAATTCAGGGCAATTTGCAGCCGCCGCTGGTCTGCCTCGCACAGGAATTTATAGCGCCGCCACTTGGCAACCAGTTTCGCTACAATTTCGTAATTTTCATCATGTATAATCCTCTGCTCATGTGTCATGGGGACAAAAAAGTTTTTGTCTATCCGCTCAGGAAGCTGCCTAAGCACCTCTTCTTTCTTCCTCCGTATCATGACATTCTTAAGGGAACCCCTTATGGACTGCAGGTCCCGGTACCCGATAATCTTTCCGCCTTCATCCATAATTCTGTGAAAGTGTACAAACCGGTATAATGGGCCAAAATGGCGTCTGTCGATAAATTCCATGATCGAGTGCAGTTCTTCGATCCTGTTTTCTATGGGGGTCCCTGTCAGTACGATGGCAAATGTTGATTCCAGTTGTTTCACATATTGTGCCGTCCGGGTTTTCCAGTTTTTGATCCTCTGAGCCTCATCGAGGATGATCAGGTCGGGAGCCCACTCCCTTATCCTGTCAATGTCCCTGAAGACCAGCTCGTAGTTGATGAGCTTATAAAAAGACCCTCGCCGGTATAGTTGTTTCCTTTGGTGGTTAAGGCCTTCGATCACCTCAACCGGTCTGCCGCTGAACTTGTCTATTTCCGTCTTCCACTGGTATTTCAGGGAGGTAGGGGAGACAATCAACACCTTCTGTATATTAAATAGTTTTGCCATCAGCTCTGCAGCCGCAAGGGCCTGGACTGTTTTCCCCAACCCCATATCATCACCTATAAGACATCGCCCTGCATTCAGCGCAAACAATGCACCTTGCCGCTGATAGGTATACAATCCG
This genomic stretch from bacterium BMS3Abin08 harbors:
- the rapA gene encoding RNA polymerase-associated protein RapA, giving the protein MGSAVKRKSGSNNRVTKNSKAKKRNPSKLRLPRTHKPEELDLEEWQRMLRKQYGVQQNFKIENIGDHPIFSEFSLTNPESGKTYKIAIRGDTPGDNYCSCPDYSINNLGTCKHIEFTLSRLMKKRGAKKAFKEGCVLQYSEVYLSYGLKREIRFKAGKDAPRKLLSLVKRYFNSDGILKENRILDFHQFFNSIPQNNGHEVRCYDDVMAYIAENQDAEHRRKIIKAKIKTGINSPIFENILKTGLYTYQRQGALFALNAGRCLIGDDMGLGKTVQALAAAELMAKLFNIQKVLIVSPTSLKYQWKTEIDKFSGRPVEVIEGLNHQRKQLYRRGSFYKLINYELVFRDIDRIREWAPDLIILDEAQRIKNWKTRTAQYVKQLESTFAIVLTGTPIENRIEELHSIMEFIDRRHFGPLYRFVHFHRIMDEGGKIIGYRDLQSIRGSLKNVMIRRKKEEVLRQLPERIDKNFFVPMTHEQRIIHDENYEIVAKLVAKWRRYKFLCEADQRRLQIALNYMRMAADNTYLVDKKTVHGPKIDELEVILKEIVIEGGEKVVIFSQWLRMAELVEQVLKRNSIGYVHLNGSVPSKQRKGLMSRFREDPECKVFLSTDAGGVGLNLQSGSVVINMDIPWNPAVLEQRIGRVHRLGQHKNVRAINFITKSSIEERILELLKFKKSLFAGALDKDGKDIVMVGESQLKKFMQSVETMTENLEKPDPELERQQQRESEQAAKAVDMEEITTVKCAESTTECNGNGLDTLNNLLISGAQFLTNLSKTLSKPEHQAEKYLDIRIDRDTQTGKAYLKIPLPETEVMNNIFSALGKFLSNTIHKNNNG